One window of Gloeothece citriformis PCC 7424 genomic DNA carries:
- the topA gene encoding type I DNA topoisomerase: MSTLVIVESPTKARTIRNYLPSDYRVEASMGHVRDLPASADEVPPTYKDKTWANLGVNVEENFEPLYVIPKNKKKIVKELQEALKAADELILATDEDREGESISWHLMQLLKPKVPIKRMVFHEITREAIQSALKNCREINENLVHAQETRRILDRLVGYTLSPLLWKKIAKGLSAGRVQSVAVRLLVERERERRAFHSASYWDLKATLEQEKSPFEAKLMTLGGKKIATGSDFDPKTGQLFPKRDVVVLNEAGAEALKERLTGKLWTVTNTEAKPTTRKPAPPFTTSTLQQEGNRKLGIGSKETMRIAQKLYEEGYITYMRTDSVHLSDQAIAAARTCVEEMYGKQYLSPKPRQYSTKSKGAQEAHEAIRPAGSEFRLPRETGLSGQEFALYDLIWKRTVASQMAEARLTQISVTIGVEDAEFRSSGKQIDFPGFFRAYVEGSDDPEAAIEDQEVILPPLKEGDHPDCKQLDVLGHETQPPARYTEASLVKTLETEGVGRPSTYASIIGTIVERGYAQLRNKALIPTFTAFAVVSLLENHFPDLVNTGFTSKMEQTLDDIATGEAKWLPYLQKFYLGDKGLENQVKLRENEIEPGEARAVPLENLEATVKIGRYGPYIEVQNGEEVVTASIPADLTPADLDPQQVELLLKQKTEGPEKVGLHPETGEPIYMLIGSYGPYVQLGEVTEDNKKPKRASLPKGTKPEDVTLEMAVDLLSLPRTLGNHPATGAKIQVNLGRFGPYVVHDQGKEGKDYRSLKAEDNLFTITLERALELLAQPKKGRGGGRSSTKKPLKELGVHPDDNEPVNIYDGPYGAYVKHGKTNAKMPEGETVETITLEKALEALAEKKTGGKKTTSTRKKTTTTRKKTTTKK; the protein is encoded by the coding sequence ATGTCAACTCTTGTTATTGTCGAATCTCCTACAAAAGCCCGCACCATTAGAAATTATCTGCCCAGTGACTACCGAGTAGAAGCCTCAATGGGGCACGTTCGAGATCTGCCAGCCTCAGCAGATGAAGTCCCCCCTACATATAAGGATAAAACTTGGGCTAATTTAGGGGTTAACGTAGAGGAAAATTTTGAACCCCTCTATGTGATCCCGAAAAACAAAAAGAAAATCGTTAAAGAACTCCAAGAAGCCCTCAAAGCAGCCGACGAGTTAATTCTGGCGACTGACGAAGACCGAGAAGGGGAAAGCATAAGTTGGCATTTAATGCAACTGCTCAAGCCAAAAGTCCCCATTAAGCGAATGGTCTTTCATGAAATCACCAGAGAAGCAATTCAATCTGCCCTCAAAAACTGCCGTGAGATTAACGAAAATTTAGTCCACGCCCAAGAAACCCGTCGTATTCTAGACCGTTTGGTGGGTTATACCCTTTCTCCCCTACTTTGGAAAAAAATCGCCAAGGGATTATCCGCCGGAAGAGTTCAATCTGTCGCAGTTCGGTTACTCGTAGAAAGAGAACGGGAACGTCGCGCCTTTCACTCTGCCAGTTATTGGGATCTTAAAGCCACTCTCGAACAGGAAAAAAGTCCCTTTGAAGCCAAATTAATGACCCTAGGGGGGAAAAAAATCGCCACAGGCAGCGATTTTGACCCAAAAACCGGTCAATTATTCCCCAAACGGGATGTGGTAGTCCTCAACGAAGCCGGAGCAGAAGCCTTAAAAGAACGTCTCACGGGTAAACTCTGGACTGTCACCAACACCGAAGCTAAACCCACCACCCGCAAACCCGCCCCCCCTTTCACCACCTCTACCCTACAACAGGAAGGGAACCGGAAACTGGGGATCGGCTCTAAAGAAACCATGCGGATCGCTCAAAAACTCTACGAGGAAGGGTATATTACCTATATGCGGACAGATTCCGTTCATCTCTCCGACCAAGCGATCGCAGCCGCCCGGACTTGTGTCGAGGAAATGTATGGGAAACAATACCTTAGTCCAAAACCTCGTCAATACAGCACCAAAAGCAAAGGGGCACAAGAAGCTCATGAAGCTATTCGCCCCGCCGGCAGTGAGTTTCGTCTTCCCAGAGAAACCGGCTTAAGCGGACAAGAATTTGCCCTCTATGACTTAATTTGGAAACGGACAGTCGCCTCTCAAATGGCAGAAGCTAGACTGACTCAAATTAGCGTCACTATTGGGGTAGAAGATGCTGAATTTCGTTCATCAGGCAAACAAATCGATTTTCCGGGCTTTTTCCGGGCTTATGTAGAAGGATCGGACGATCCAGAAGCGGCGATCGAAGATCAAGAAGTGATCCTCCCTCCCTTAAAAGAAGGAGATCATCCAGACTGTAAACAGCTTGATGTTCTCGGACACGAAACCCAACCCCCTGCCCGCTATACCGAAGCTTCCTTAGTCAAAACCCTAGAAACCGAAGGGGTAGGCCGCCCTAGTACCTACGCCAGCATTATTGGGACAATTGTAGAACGGGGTTATGCTCAATTACGCAATAAAGCCCTAATTCCCACCTTTACCGCCTTTGCTGTGGTTAGTTTACTAGAAAACCATTTCCCGGATTTGGTGAATACGGGGTTTACCTCGAAAATGGAACAAACTCTTGATGATATTGCGACCGGTGAGGCCAAATGGTTGCCCTACCTCCAAAAATTTTATTTAGGAGATAAGGGACTAGAAAATCAAGTCAAATTGAGGGAAAATGAGATAGAACCGGGAGAAGCTCGCGCCGTTCCCCTGGAAAATTTGGAAGCTACCGTCAAAATTGGTAGATATGGCCCCTATATAGAAGTGCAAAACGGCGAGGAAGTCGTTACCGCCTCTATTCCCGCAGATTTAACCCCGGCGGATCTCGATCCCCAACAAGTAGAATTACTCCTCAAACAAAAAACCGAAGGGCCAGAAAAAGTCGGGTTACATCCAGAAACCGGCGAACCGATCTATATGTTAATTGGCAGTTATGGCCCTTATGTTCAACTGGGGGAAGTCACGGAAGACAATAAAAAACCCAAACGCGCCTCTTTACCCAAAGGGACTAAACCCGAAGATGTGACTTTAGAGATGGCGGTAGATTTATTATCTCTGCCCCGTACTTTAGGAAATCATCCGGCCACGGGCGCTAAAATTCAAGTGAATTTGGGACGGTTTGGCCCCTATGTCGTCCATGATCAAGGGAAAGAAGGAAAAGACTATCGCTCCCTCAAAGCAGAGGATAATCTATTTACCATTACCCTAGAAAGAGCATTAGAATTATTAGCTCAACCCAAAAAAGGCCGGGGAGGAGGACGCAGCAGCACTAAAAAACCGCTTAAAGAGTTAGGGGTTCATCCAGACGATAACGAACCCGTGAACATCTACGATGGCCCTTATGGTGCTTATGTAAAACATGGTAAAACTAATGCCAAAATGCCTGAAGGAGAAACAGTAGAGACTATAACTTTAGAAAAAGCATTAGAAGCATTAGCCGAGAAAAAAACGGGAGGCAAAAAAACCACCTCCACCCGTAAAAAAACCACCACCACCCGCAAAAAAACCACCACTAAAAAGTGA
- the wecB gene encoding non-hydrolyzing UDP-N-acetylglucosamine 2-epimerase encodes MTSSTVSLCITLGTRPEAIKLAPVIQQFRQIPEFKTHLVLTGQHREMVEQVMKLFDLKADEDLNIMQPKQTLTEITCRSLQGLEAVFQRLQPQIVLVQGDTTTAFAATLAAFYQKIPVGHVEAGLRTNELFNPYPEEANRRLISQLTQLHFAPTTLAVKNLHQSGVTGEIHQTGNTVIDALLTVAEQQPDCPIPGLDWTKYRVLLTTVHRRENWGDPLQNILQGFQLILDKFPDTALLLPLHRNPTVREPIQAALGEHPRVFLTEPLDYAQLVGAIQRCYLLLTDSGGLQEEAPSLGKPVLVLRETTERPEAIEAGTAKLVGTDPSQILASARELLTHETAYQKMATAINPFGDGKASQRIVTIVKNYLNL; translated from the coding sequence ATGACATCATCAACTGTTTCCCTCTGTATTACTTTAGGCACTCGTCCTGAAGCGATTAAATTAGCTCCGGTGATTCAACAATTTAGACAAATACCGGAGTTTAAAACTCATTTGGTCTTAACCGGACAACATCGGGAGATGGTTGAACAAGTGATGAAATTGTTTGATTTAAAAGCCGATGAAGATTTAAACATTATGCAGCCTAAACAAACCCTGACAGAAATTACTTGTCGCAGTTTGCAAGGCTTAGAAGCTGTTTTTCAAAGACTTCAACCTCAAATAGTTTTAGTACAAGGAGATACTACGACTGCTTTTGCTGCGACCTTGGCCGCATTTTATCAAAAAATACCTGTAGGTCATGTTGAAGCAGGCTTACGGACAAATGAGTTATTTAATCCTTATCCCGAAGAAGCTAACCGTCGTTTAATTTCTCAGTTAACTCAATTGCATTTTGCGCCGACAACTTTAGCCGTAAAAAATTTACATCAATCAGGCGTAACCGGTGAAATTCATCAGACCGGCAATACAGTCATTGATGCTTTATTAACCGTAGCGGAGCAACAGCCAGATTGTCCGATTCCTGGGTTAGATTGGACTAAATATAGAGTCTTATTAACCACTGTTCATCGACGAGAAAATTGGGGAGACCCTTTACAAAATATTCTCCAAGGATTTCAACTCATTTTAGATAAATTTCCCGATACGGCTTTATTATTACCTTTACATCGAAATCCTACCGTTAGAGAACCGATTCAAGCCGCTTTAGGAGAACATCCCAGAGTCTTTTTAACTGAACCGTTAGATTATGCTCAATTAGTAGGAGCAATACAACGATGTTATTTATTATTAACTGATTCCGGCGGGTTACAAGAAGAAGCCCCCAGTTTAGGAAAACCGGTTTTAGTCTTAAGAGAAACCACAGAACGCCCTGAAGCGATCGAAGCAGGAACGGCTAAATTAGTAGGAACAGATCCCAGTCAAATCTTAGCATCTGCCAGGGAGTTATTAACTCATGAAACCGCTTATCAAAAGATGGCTACCGCGATTAATCCTTTTGGGGATGGAAAAGCCTCTCAAAGAATTGTTACTATTGTTAAAAATTATCTAAACTTATAA
- a CDS encoding SDR family NAD(P)-dependent oxidoreductase: MNIEGKTALVTGASRGIGRAIALELAQQGIKRLLLVARDRSRLAALAQEIKALGVETITLALDLTQPIEVNVAIARAWKTHGPIHLLVNCAGVAHQAPFLESDPQKIGEEISLNVMGMYNITRLVAKRMVTQREGTIVNVSSLMGKVAAPTMSTYSATKFAIVGFTQALRSELAPYNIRVVALLPSLTHTDMIKRLQLFRGVLPMTPEQVAKALMVGLRQDLSEILVGWQSHLAIWCLRLAPWLLDKILVLTSPLARFSRKTANQLTVTS; this comes from the coding sequence ATGAATATTGAAGGAAAAACCGCTTTAGTAACCGGTGCTTCTCGGGGAATTGGACGAGCGATCGCTCTAGAATTAGCCCAACAAGGAATTAAACGCCTGTTACTGGTCGCTAGGGATCGCTCTCGTTTAGCGGCGCTAGCCCAAGAAATCAAAGCCTTGGGCGTAGAAACCATAACCCTAGCCCTAGATCTGACTCAACCGATAGAAGTTAATGTAGCGATCGCCAGAGCTTGGAAAACTCACGGGCCAATTCATTTGCTGGTTAACTGTGCGGGAGTCGCCCACCAAGCCCCCTTTTTAGAGTCTGATCCCCAAAAAATTGGGGAAGAAATTTCCCTCAATGTCATGGGAATGTACAATATTACCCGTCTCGTGGCCAAACGCATGGTCACACAACGAGAAGGAACAATTGTCAATGTTTCTAGCCTCATGGGGAAAGTGGCAGCCCCCACCATGTCCACCTATTCAGCCACCAAATTTGCGATCGTCGGCTTTACCCAAGCCTTAAGAAGTGAACTCGCCCCTTATAATATCCGAGTGGTCGCGTTGCTGCCTTCTTTAACCCATACAGACATGATTAAAAGATTGCAACTATTTCGGGGGGTATTACCGATGACTCCTGAACAAGTGGCAAAAGCTTTGATGGTAGGATTACGTCAAGACTTATCAGAAATCCTAGTCGGATGGCAAAGTCACTTAGCCATTTGGTGTCTTCGTCTGGCCCCTTGGCTATTAGATAAAATTCTCGTCTTGACTTCTCCCTTAGCAAGATTTTCCCGAAAAACGGCGAACCAGTTAACAGTAACCAGTTAA
- the pyk gene encoding pyruvate kinase: MQPRTLPRRTKIVATIGPASQDKETLRQLIQSGATTFRLNFSHGTHDDHQRNIRLIRQTAFELNQPVGILQDLQGPKIRLGKFECQSIYLKPGDPFIITSRPQVECNQQISYVSYEYLAEEVPCGSRILLDDGKVEMLVENVDLQQKDLHCRVVVGGTLSSNKGVNFPGVYLSVKALTDKDKKDLVFGLDQGVDWVALSFVRNPQDILEIKDLITNAGKSVPVIAKIEKHEAIKEMEAILSLCDGVMVARGDLGVELPAEDVPILQKRLIVTANRLGIPIITATQMLDSMVNNPRPTRAEVSDVANAILDGTDAVMLSNETAVGKYPVEAVATMAKIAERIEQEKEQLTARSYPSNKHSIPNAISSAVSQIAEQLEASAIMTLTKSGATARNVSKFRPKTPILAVTPHVDVARQLQLVWGVKPLLVLDLPSTSQTFQAAINVAQENYLLVDGDLVVMTAGTLQGVSGSTDLIKVEVVKAILGKGIGIGQGSVSGRARVAHKPQDLNHFEPGEILVASSTNKEFVEVMRKAAGIITEEASLTSHAAIIGLRLGIPVIVGLNNATQLIREGAIVTLDAQRGLVYSGAMTSSFLKGTEANLPIP; the protein is encoded by the coding sequence ATGCAACCACGCACACTGCCCCGTCGAACCAAGATAGTGGCCACCATTGGACCGGCCAGCCAGGATAAGGAAACTCTCCGTCAACTGATTCAATCCGGTGCTACTACGTTTCGGCTCAACTTTTCTCACGGAACTCACGATGATCATCAACGCAATATCCGCTTGATTCGTCAAACGGCCTTTGAACTTAATCAACCCGTTGGCATTTTGCAAGACTTGCAAGGGCCGAAAATTCGACTGGGTAAGTTTGAATGTCAATCTATCTATCTCAAACCCGGTGATCCCTTTATTATCACCAGTCGTCCCCAAGTCGAGTGTAATCAACAGATTAGTTATGTCAGTTATGAATACCTAGCGGAGGAAGTCCCCTGTGGCTCTCGAATTCTGCTAGACGATGGCAAAGTGGAAATGCTCGTCGAAAACGTTGATCTCCAGCAAAAAGATTTACATTGCCGCGTCGTTGTTGGTGGGACACTCTCGAGTAATAAAGGGGTTAACTTTCCGGGAGTCTACCTCTCAGTTAAAGCCTTAACCGATAAAGACAAAAAAGACCTCGTCTTTGGACTCGATCAAGGTGTAGATTGGGTTGCTCTGAGCTTTGTTCGCAATCCCCAGGATATTTTAGAGATTAAAGACTTAATCACCAATGCCGGTAAATCCGTTCCCGTGATTGCCAAAATTGAAAAACATGAAGCTATCAAAGAAATGGAGGCTATTTTATCCTTATGTGACGGGGTAATGGTGGCGAGAGGGGATTTAGGGGTAGAATTGCCGGCTGAAGACGTTCCTATTTTGCAAAAACGTCTCATTGTGACCGCCAACCGTCTCGGCATTCCCATTATTACCGCGACTCAAATGCTCGATAGTATGGTCAATAACCCTCGTCCTACAAGGGCCGAAGTCTCAGACGTAGCTAATGCCATTCTTGATGGAACGGATGCAGTCATGCTCTCCAACGAGACAGCAGTCGGGAAATACCCCGTAGAAGCGGTAGCGACTATGGCTAAAATTGCCGAACGCATCGAACAAGAAAAAGAACAATTGACGGCTCGGTCTTATCCGAGTAATAAACATTCTATTCCTAATGCGATCTCTTCGGCGGTGAGTCAAATTGCTGAACAACTCGAAGCTTCAGCCATCATGACCTTAACCAAAAGTGGCGCGACTGCCCGCAATGTCTCTAAATTTCGTCCTAAAACTCCAATTTTAGCCGTAACTCCCCATGTGGATGTGGCCAGACAGTTACAGTTAGTTTGGGGAGTTAAACCTTTATTAGTCCTCGATTTACCCTCCACCAGTCAGACTTTCCAAGCCGCTATTAATGTGGCTCAAGAAAATTATCTCCTGGTTGATGGGGATTTAGTCGTCATGACCGCCGGAACTCTTCAAGGGGTTTCAGGCTCGACAGATTTAATTAAAGTGGAAGTGGTCAAGGCCATTTTAGGTAAAGGCATTGGCATTGGACAAGGATCAGTGAGTGGACGAGCTAGAGTTGCCCATAAACCCCAAGACTTAAATCATTTTGAGCCAGGAGAAATTCTAGTGGCATCCTCTACCAATAAAGAATTTGTCGAGGTCATGCGAAAAGCCGCCGGGATTATTACTGAAGAAGCGAGTCTGACCAGTCATGCCGCTATTATTGGATTACGCTTAGGCATTCCTGTTATTGTTGGCTTGAATAATGCCACTCAGTTAATTCGTGAAGGAGCAATTGTTACCCTTGATGCTCAACGGGGATTAGTTTACTCAGGAGCAATGACCAGTAGTTTCTTAAAAGGCACAGAGGCCAATTTACCCATTCCCTAA
- a CDS encoding AI-2E family transporter → MVNADSSKPKGNWLQRWWGTLNSVSRLLVITLAAPLTVLNAWAFSNIFGYFQSLFVIILLASVVAFLLSYPVNWLESKGVKRSQAAIVVFLFTVLTFLAVGLTLVPVAYTQAQQLVARLPEWLDSGQHQLMMLNERVDEWGLPLSLDGLIAQINSRLAAELQSLAGRTLNIAVSLTVFTVVKLLDVLLTIILTFYLLLHSRDIWQSLIEWLPKPIQRPFSQTLRSSFQNYFLGQIISATCMAVGLTGGFLLLKVPFGLLFGLSIGLMALIPFGGSVGIVTVTLLIALRDVGLALQVLASALVVQQIVENGIAPRILGSVTGLNPFWILLALLSGARIGGLLGVIVAVPSAVMIKEALSLIRSVPTGDDLLSSLVKHESSTSDDQAHFTEEKSIRKNH, encoded by the coding sequence ATGGTCAATGCTGACTCATCTAAACCGAAAGGCAACTGGCTACAACGATGGTGGGGAACATTAAATTCTGTTTCTCGTCTTCTCGTCATTACTCTAGCAGCCCCTTTAACGGTTTTAAATGCTTGGGCATTCTCTAACATATTTGGTTACTTTCAATCATTATTTGTCATTATTTTGTTGGCCTCTGTGGTGGCTTTTTTACTCAGCTACCCTGTCAATTGGTTAGAAAGTAAAGGGGTAAAGCGATCGCAAGCCGCGATCGTCGTTTTTTTGTTCACCGTCTTGACGTTTTTAGCCGTTGGCTTAACCTTAGTTCCTGTGGCCTATACCCAAGCTCAACAGTTAGTCGCTCGTTTACCTGAATGGTTAGACTCCGGACAACATCAACTGATGATGCTCAATGAACGGGTGGATGAATGGGGTTTACCCTTGAGCTTAGATGGTTTAATTGCCCAAATTAATAGTCGTTTAGCAGCAGAGTTACAAAGTTTAGCCGGCAGAACATTAAATATTGCTGTGAGTCTGACGGTTTTTACCGTCGTTAAATTACTCGATGTTTTATTGACCATCATTTTAACCTTCTATCTCCTCCTCCACAGTCGGGATATTTGGCAAAGTTTAATAGAATGGTTGCCTAAACCCATTCAGCGGCCTTTTTCCCAAACTTTACGCAGCAGTTTTCAAAATTATTTTCTCGGGCAAATTATTAGTGCTACCTGTATGGCGGTTGGGTTGACCGGTGGCTTTTTGCTCCTGAAAGTTCCCTTTGGCTTATTATTTGGCTTAAGTATCGGTCTAATGGCGCTTATCCCTTTTGGGGGTTCAGTGGGAATTGTGACAGTGACTTTATTAATTGCTTTACGGGATGTAGGATTAGCGTTACAGGTCTTAGCCAGTGCCTTAGTTGTACAACAAATAGTCGAAAATGGCATTGCTCCGAGAATTTTAGGCAGTGTTACCGGCTTAAACCCGTTTTGGATTTTACTGGCTCTTTTAAGTGGGGCTAGAATTGGGGGATTATTGGGGGTAATCGTCGCTGTTCCCTCTGCCGTGATGATTAAAGAAGCCTTAAGCTTAATTCGCTCTGTTCCCACTGGGGATGATCTTTTATCTAGCCTAGTCAAACATGAATCCTCAACCTCCGACGATCAAGCCCATTTTACCGAAGAGAAGTCAATCCGTAAGAATCACTAA
- a CDS encoding Rieske (2Fe-2S) protein, with protein MSWTKVLPVEALASGQRQVVSVGQQKILLINHNGQLYAVNNACPHLKLSMKNGKITEQGSIICPWHKSAFDLQSGEATDWTPWPPLVGKAMGMVSKQKPLQVFPVRIEDNSIWVEV; from the coding sequence ATGAGTTGGACAAAAGTTCTTCCCGTAGAAGCCTTAGCCTCCGGACAAAGACAAGTCGTCAGCGTCGGACAACAAAAAATATTATTAATTAATCACAACGGACAACTCTACGCCGTTAACAATGCCTGCCCTCACCTGAAACTTTCAATGAAAAACGGTAAAATTACAGAACAGGGATCAATTATTTGTCCTTGGCATAAAAGCGCTTTTGATCTTCAAAGTGGGGAAGCAACAGACTGGACTCCTTGGCCTCCTTTAGTAGGAAAGGCTATGGGTATGGTCAGCAAACAAAAACCCTTACAAGTCTTTCCCGTCCGAATTGAAGATAACAGTATTTGGGTTGAAGTTTAA
- a CDS encoding DnaJ C-terminal domain-containing protein, producing the protein MASTDFKDYYGVLGVNKTASGEDIKKAFRKLAVKYHPDRNPGDKQAEDRFKEISEAYEVLSDPDKRSKYDQFGQYWKQAGQTPRGWSPNGAGVNVNVGDFDFSQFGTFEEFINELLGRASTTGGTRNRSYNYRTRTSPTGYGDFGGFNDFSSGFAGQSSPVSADRESHIRLTLREAFQGVKKTLALGDEKIEVNIPAGTKSGNRLRVRGKGKTNPYSSERGDLYLIVELQPHAFFQFEGDNLICEVPITPDEAVLGASIDVPTPDGMVTMKIPAGIRSGQTLRLRGKGWPNIKGGRGDQLVRVVIDTPKTVSNTELEYYQKIRDTRSYDPRSHLHQVHL; encoded by the coding sequence ATGGCTTCGACTGACTTTAAGGATTATTACGGAGTGTTGGGGGTCAATAAAACCGCCAGTGGAGAGGACATTAAAAAAGCATTCCGCAAACTAGCTGTCAAATATCACCCCGATCGCAATCCTGGGGACAAACAAGCAGAAGATCGCTTTAAAGAAATCAGCGAAGCATACGAAGTTCTTTCTGATCCAGATAAACGCAGCAAATATGACCAATTTGGTCAATACTGGAAACAGGCAGGACAAACCCCCAGGGGATGGTCTCCCAATGGTGCAGGAGTTAATGTCAATGTAGGAGATTTTGACTTTAGTCAATTTGGAACATTTGAAGAATTTATCAATGAATTACTAGGGCGTGCTTCTACGACTGGGGGAACAAGAAACCGAAGCTACAACTATAGAACGAGAACCAGCCCCACAGGATATGGAGATTTTGGAGGATTTAACGATTTTAGTAGCGGATTTGCCGGTCAATCATCCCCTGTATCCGCCGATCGAGAATCCCATATCCGTCTAACCTTGAGAGAAGCCTTTCAAGGAGTTAAGAAAACCCTAGCCCTTGGAGATGAGAAAATAGAGGTCAATATTCCCGCCGGCACCAAATCCGGCAATCGTTTGCGAGTTCGGGGAAAAGGAAAAACAAATCCGTATTCTAGTGAACGAGGAGACTTGTATTTAATCGTAGAACTCCAACCTCATGCCTTTTTCCAATTTGAAGGAGATAACTTAATCTGTGAAGTTCCCATTACTCCAGATGAAGCGGTGTTAGGGGCTTCTATTGATGTGCCTACCCCAGATGGGATGGTAACGATGAAAATTCCCGCCGGGATTCGTTCTGGTCAAACTTTGCGGCTACGAGGGAAAGGGTGGCCTAATATTAAAGGTGGACGAGGAGATCAATTAGTTCGAGTGGTCATTGATACACCTAAAACCGTTAGCAATACCGAATTAGAATATTACCAAAAAATTCGGGACACTCGTAGCTATGATCCCCGGAGTCATTTACACCAAGTTCATCTGTAA
- a CDS encoding pentapeptide repeat-containing protein, producing the protein MNKQCLSMLQQGTIRWNAWRKENPHLEIDLRGIRVSNHHFPGINLKQADLRGSYLVGISLEGANLEGANLCGVNLEGANLKNANLTEASLVGANLKTVNLTKALLKRAFLNGVYLNHSILDDCNLRNADLRGAIFEGTSLVNANLCFADLRRCQFDGANLEGATLTNAILKDNQKIDEIIFAEFYPLTQQSLEEATSNRQPYKLAG; encoded by the coding sequence ATGAATAAGCAATGTTTATCCATGCTCCAACAAGGAACTATCCGATGGAATGCTTGGAGAAAAGAAAATCCCCATTTAGAGATTGATTTGAGAGGAATTCGCGTTTCTAATCACCATTTTCCCGGTATTAATTTAAAACAAGCCGATCTCAGAGGCTCTTATTTAGTCGGTATTTCTCTTGAAGGCGCTAATCTAGAAGGGGCGAATCTTTGTGGGGTAAATTTAGAGGGAGCTAATTTAAAAAATGCTAACCTCACAGAGGCGAGTCTAGTTGGGGCTAATTTAAAAACAGTTAATTTAACAAAAGCCTTGCTTAAACGAGCATTTCTCAATGGTGTTTATCTTAATCACTCTATTCTCGATGATTGTAATTTAAGAAATGCTGATCTTCGAGGAGCTATCTTTGAAGGAACGTCTTTAGTTAATGCTAACCTCTGTTTTGCCGATCTCAGAAGATGTCAATTTGACGGAGCAAATTTAGAAGGGGCTACCTTAACTAATGCTATCTTAAAAGACAATCAGAAGATAGATGAGATCATTTTTGCTGAATTCTATCCCCTCACTCAACAGTCTTTAGAAGAGGCAACCAGCAACAGACAACCGTATAAATTGGCCGGATGA
- the dusB gene encoding tRNA dihydrouridine synthase DusB: protein MVSLASSLQKKLSTPLKIGSIELNSRVFQSPLSGVTDLVFRRLVRRYAPISMMYTEMVSATEIHHLKQLPKIMEIDSQEHPISIQLFDCRPDFMAEAAMKAVAQGAKTVDINMGCPVNKITKKGGGSSLLRQPEIAQNIVKTVVKAVDVPVTVKTRIGWNDDEINILDFAKKMEDAGAAMLTLHARTRAQGYNGTARWEWIKKVKEVLSIPVIANGDIFSVDAAIRCLEETGADGVMCSRGTLGYPFLVGEIDYFLKTGTLLTPPTSLQRLECAKEHLQGLWDYKGQRGIYQSRKHLTWYCKGFAGASVLRDQVSNINSLEEGYHLIDQAIASLVNS, encoded by the coding sequence ATGGTTTCTCTTGCTTCCAGTCTCCAAAAAAAACTCTCTACACCGCTAAAAATTGGCTCAATTGAACTTAATAGTCGTGTTTTTCAGTCTCCTTTATCTGGCGTGACTGATTTGGTTTTTCGGCGTTTGGTGAGACGTTATGCTCCTATTTCTATGATGTACACTGAGATGGTGAGTGCAACAGAAATTCATCATCTTAAACAACTCCCTAAAATCATGGAGATAGATTCTCAAGAACATCCGATTAGTATTCAATTGTTTGACTGTCGGCCTGATTTTATGGCAGAAGCAGCGATGAAAGCTGTAGCTCAAGGGGCAAAAACTGTCGATATTAATATGGGATGTCCGGTTAATAAAATTACTAAAAAAGGTGGGGGTTCTTCTCTATTACGTCAGCCAGAAATAGCCCAAAATATTGTCAAAACTGTTGTTAAAGCGGTAGATGTTCCTGTCACGGTTAAAACTCGTATTGGTTGGAATGATGATGAAATTAATATCCTCGATTTTGCTAAAAAAATGGAAGATGCCGGCGCAGCAATGTTAACTTTACACGCTCGGACTCGCGCTCAAGGATATAATGGAACGGCTAGATGGGAATGGATTAAAAAAGTCAAAGAGGTTTTATCTATTCCTGTGATTGCTAATGGGGATATTTTTTCGGTTGACGCGGCAATCCGTTGTTTAGAAGAAACTGGCGCAGACGGTGTTATGTGTTCTAGAGGAACTTTGGGTTATCCTTTTTTAGTAGGAGAAATTGATTATTTTTTGAAAACCGGAACCCTATTAACTCCTCCTACTTCTTTACAACGTCTCGAATGTGCTAAAGAACATTTACAAGGATTATGGGACTATAAAGGACAACGGGGAATCTATCAATCTCGTAAGCATTTAACTTGGTATTGTAAAGGGTTTGCCGGCGCATCAGTGTTACGAGATCAGGTATCTAATATTAATTCTTTAGAGGAAGGTTATCACTTAATCGATCAAGCGATCGCTTCTTTAGTTAACAGTTAA
- a CDS encoding Uma2 family endonuclease: MVSTKKRIYAQENIFEYWVVDIKNKKIIVYRSPELDNYQETIELSSEAKICPLAFPELEIVIADIFKL; encoded by the coding sequence TTGGTATCAACGAAAAAAAGAATTTATGCTCAAGAAAATATTTTTGAATATTGGGTTGTTGATATTAAAAATAAAAAGATAATCGTTTATCGTTCTCCAGAATTAGACAATTATCAAGAGACAATAGAATTATCATCAGAAGCAAAAATTTGTCCTTTAGCATTTCCTGAGCTTGAAATTGTGATCGCGGATATTTTTAAACTATAA